Proteins encoded within one genomic window of Aurantiacibacter spongiae:
- a CDS encoding TetR/AcrR family transcriptional regulator translates to MIDLPGSVPEKSEKPARRMRYERKRDALLDAATELINDRGAKGTTLQAVSQAVELSTTSVTYYFPRKDVLAAAVFERAIERLQDMVEEAASEATPRERVRRLLELHVALRADVIRGTGVPIATLSEVRTLDDAIREPLLRQYVGLFRATRELFGDFPDRHKPLMTARTHLLQETIYWLPVWISRYPIDEFARVHESLFDLFEAGIAPAGATWDPVGLPDDADGEPMGGDDPGPPNFLGVATRLINESGYRGASVLRIVDELKVTKGSFYHHLDAKDDLVLECFRRSFRRISAVQRAAAEAGRNQWEHLVATMAYLMNLQFEATSPLTRSSALQALPQAVRAEVVARSDRTALRYGGTLVEGAREGTIRLVDPNIASQTITAMLNSAYDLRKWASGMERERAVRLYASCLTRGLFADPDEIMA, encoded by the coding sequence ATGATCGACCTACCAGGGAGCGTTCCGGAGAAGTCGGAAAAGCCGGCACGGCGCATGCGGTACGAGCGTAAGCGCGACGCGCTGCTGGACGCGGCGACCGAACTCATCAACGATCGCGGAGCCAAGGGCACGACCCTGCAGGCCGTGTCGCAGGCCGTGGAACTCAGCACCACCAGCGTCACCTATTATTTCCCGCGCAAGGACGTGCTGGCCGCCGCCGTGTTCGAGCGCGCGATCGAACGGCTGCAGGACATGGTGGAGGAAGCCGCGAGCGAGGCAACCCCGCGGGAGCGGGTGCGGCGGCTGCTCGAACTGCATGTCGCGTTGCGGGCCGACGTCATTCGCGGAACCGGCGTGCCCATCGCGACCCTGTCGGAAGTCCGCACGCTCGACGACGCCATTCGCGAGCCGCTGCTGCGCCAGTATGTCGGGCTGTTTCGCGCCACGCGGGAGCTGTTCGGCGATTTCCCCGACCGGCACAAACCGCTGATGACGGCGCGGACGCATCTGTTGCAGGAGACGATCTACTGGCTGCCTGTCTGGATCAGCCGATACCCGATCGACGAGTTCGCGCGCGTTCACGAGAGCCTGTTCGACCTGTTCGAGGCCGGGATCGCCCCTGCCGGCGCGACCTGGGATCCGGTCGGCCTGCCGGACGACGCCGATGGCGAGCCCATGGGCGGGGATGATCCGGGTCCGCCCAATTTCCTGGGCGTTGCGACCCGGCTCATCAATGAAAGCGGTTATCGCGGGGCTTCCGTCCTGCGCATCGTCGACGAACTGAAGGTCACCAAGGGCAGTTTCTACCACCATCTCGACGCCAAGGACGATCTGGTTCTCGAATGCTTTCGCCGCAGCTTCCGCCGCATCTCGGCGGTGCAGCGCGCGGCGGCCGAGGCGGGGCGAAACCAGTGGGAGCACCTCGTCGCGACGATGGCCTACCTGATGAACCTGCAGTTCGAAGCGACTTCGCCGCTCACCCGTTCTTCCGCGTTGCAGGCATTGCCGCAGGCGGTTCGCGCCGAAGTGGTGGCACGATCCGACCGGACTGCGCTGCGTTATGGCGGAACGCTTGTGGAAGGCGCGCGCGAGGGTACCATCCGGCTGGTCGATCCCAACATTGCCAGCCAGACAATCACCGCCATGCTCAATTCCGCCTACGATCTGCGCAAGTGGGCGAGCGGGATGGAGCGTGAGCGAGCGGTTCGACTCTACGCCTCCTGCCTGACGCGCGGACTTTTCGCCGACCCCGACGAGATCATGGCCTAG
- a CDS encoding phosphotransferase family protein, whose protein sequence is MTNAPSTGPFADLDGERLSAWLGRNMDVAGQDLSLIKFPGGQSNPTYRMRLDGRYYVLRRKPFGPILPSAHAVEREYRLIDALHPLGLPVARPFALCEDDAIIGAPFYVMDIVEGRTFWDGALPDCDAAERRAIYLAMVDALADLHSVDPDQAGLSDYGAPGNYFERQVGRWTKQYRASQTDDLPAVEELIEWLPATLPEQERVAIIHGDYRIDNLIFAPRAPQVRAILDWELSTLGDPLADFTYLAMNWALPRTGANAQLGGLDLHDLGIPTLEEITQRYCTATGRDAVPGMNWYFAYNLFRLVGILQGIKKRIIDGNASSKDAKAKAAMVEPLARQALVFARQAGA, encoded by the coding sequence ATGACGAATGCCCCCAGCACCGGACCTTTCGCCGATCTCGATGGCGAGCGGCTGAGCGCTTGGCTGGGACGAAACATGGACGTTGCCGGCCAAGACCTGTCCCTCATCAAATTCCCCGGCGGACAGTCCAATCCGACCTATCGCATGAGGCTGGACGGCCGCTATTACGTCCTTCGGCGCAAGCCCTTCGGTCCGATTCTGCCGTCGGCCCACGCGGTCGAGCGCGAATATCGCCTGATCGACGCCCTCCATCCGCTGGGGCTGCCGGTCGCAAGGCCGTTCGCCCTGTGCGAAGACGACGCGATCATCGGCGCTCCGTTCTACGTCATGGACATTGTCGAGGGGCGCACCTTCTGGGACGGAGCCCTGCCGGATTGCGACGCCGCCGAACGCCGCGCGATCTACCTGGCGATGGTCGATGCCCTGGCCGACCTTCATTCGGTCGATCCGGACCAGGCGGGTCTTTCGGACTACGGGGCCCCGGGCAATTATTTCGAGCGTCAGGTCGGCCGCTGGACGAAGCAGTATCGCGCCTCGCAGACCGACGACCTGCCGGCGGTAGAGGAATTGATCGAATGGTTGCCGGCGACCCTCCCCGAACAGGAGCGGGTGGCGATAATCCACGGCGACTACCGCATCGACAACCTTATCTTCGCACCCCGCGCGCCGCAGGTTCGCGCCATTCTCGACTGGGAGCTCTCTACGCTCGGCGATCCGCTGGCGGACTTCACCTACCTGGCGATGAACTGGGCGCTTCCTCGCACCGGCGCGAACGCGCAACTGGGCGGGCTGGACCTGCATGATCTGGGCATCCCTACGCTGGAGGAGATCACGCAGCGCTACTGCACGGCGACGGGCCGCGACGCAGTGCCCGGGATGAACTGGTATTTCGCCTACAACCTGTTCCGTCTCGTCGGCATCCTTCAGGGCATCAAGAAGCGGATCATCGACGGCAACGCTTCGAGCAAGGATGCCAAGGCCAAGGCCGCCATGGTCGAACCGCTTGCACGGCAGGCGCTGGTTTTCGCACGGCAGGCCGGCGCCTGA
- a CDS encoding SDR family NAD(P)-dependent oxidoreductase: MSLFDCTGKIAVITGSSRGIGRAIAEELADHGARVVISSRKQDSCEEVAAAINAKHGDSRAVAIAASISDKAALENLVDETHRQLGPIGILICNAASNPYYGSMDGISDEQFRKILDNNVLSNHWLVQLALPDMRKAGGGAIVVVSSIGGLKGSATIGAYNISKAADFQLVRNYAIEAGKDNIRINAIAPGVVKTDFARALWEDPKMHDRTAAMTPLKRLGEPRDIAGAAVYLASEAGAWMTGQMMVIDGGVTIGVGL, translated from the coding sequence ATGTCGCTATTCGATTGCACGGGCAAAATTGCCGTTATCACCGGATCCTCGCGCGGAATAGGGCGCGCCATCGCGGAGGAACTGGCGGATCATGGCGCGCGCGTCGTCATCTCCAGCCGCAAGCAGGATTCCTGCGAAGAGGTGGCCGCAGCGATCAACGCGAAGCACGGTGACAGCCGTGCCGTCGCCATCGCGGCCAGCATCTCGGACAAGGCCGCGCTGGAAAACCTCGTCGACGAAACCCACCGGCAACTGGGACCGATCGGCATCCTCATCTGCAATGCGGCCAGCAACCCCTATTACGGATCGATGGACGGCATCAGCGACGAGCAGTTCCGCAAGATCCTCGACAACAACGTGCTGTCCAATCACTGGCTGGTGCAGCTTGCCCTGCCCGACATGCGCAAGGCCGGCGGCGGGGCGATCGTCGTCGTCTCCAGCATCGGCGGTCTGAAGGGATCGGCGACGATCGGCGCCTATAACATCTCCAAGGCCGCCGATTTCCAGCTGGTGCGCAACTATGCGATCGAGGCGGGCAAGGACAACATCCGCATCAACGCCATCGCCCCCGGCGTGGTCAAGACCGACTTTGCCCGGGCGCTGTGGGAAGACCCGAAGATGCACGACCGGACGGCGGCCATGACGCCGCTCAAGCGGCTTGGCGAACCGCGCGACATCGCCGGGGCCGCCGTCTATCTCGCCAGCGAGGCGGGTGCCTGGATGACGGGCCAGATGATGGTGATCGACGGCGGCGTCACCATCGGCGTCGGCCTGTGA
- a CDS encoding SDR family NAD(P)-dependent oxidoreductase: MSGQLASKVAIVTGAASGIGRASALLFAREGAKTIVFDREQDVSGTADAIRDAGGQSVAVTGDAGEEADIAALIDRAQDEFGALHVLFANAGITGNARGGFFDSDAANWMEVLRVNLIGPFLAVKHGAPAIERSGGGAIVCTASVAGLRSGAGPAPYSASKAGVVNLVQTAAQQLAGTGVRVNGIAPGLIETGMTRPLYDNARAKGLEDRIGALNPMGRGGEPEEIAATALFLASDAASYINGQTIPVDGGLSTSHPVNRPPGEPRR, translated from the coding sequence GTGAGCGGGCAGCTCGCCAGCAAGGTCGCCATCGTCACGGGCGCGGCATCCGGGATCGGGCGGGCGAGCGCCCTGCTGTTCGCGCGGGAGGGGGCGAAAACCATCGTGTTCGACCGGGAGCAGGACGTGTCCGGCACGGCGGACGCCATCCGCGATGCCGGCGGACAAAGCGTGGCGGTGACGGGCGACGCGGGGGAAGAGGCGGATATCGCCGCGCTGATCGACCGCGCGCAGGACGAGTTCGGTGCGCTCCACGTGCTCTTCGCCAATGCCGGCATCACCGGAAACGCGCGCGGCGGCTTCTTCGACAGCGATGCGGCCAACTGGATGGAAGTGCTGCGCGTCAATCTGATCGGTCCGTTCCTGGCCGTGAAGCACGGCGCGCCCGCGATAGAGCGGTCGGGCGGCGGAGCGATCGTCTGCACCGCGTCCGTCGCCGGATTGCGGTCGGGCGCCGGACCCGCGCCCTATTCCGCTTCCAAGGCGGGCGTGGTCAACCTCGTGCAGACGGCGGCGCAGCAGCTTGCCGGCACGGGCGTGAGGGTCAACGGCATCGCTCCGGGCCTGATCGAGACCGGCATGACCCGCCCCCTCTACGACAATGCTCGCGCCAAGGGGCTGGAGGACCGGATCGGCGCGCTCAATCCGATGGGCCGCGGCGGCGAACCGGAAGAGATCGCCGCCACCGCGCTGTTCCTCGCCTCCGACGCGGCGAGCTACATCAACGGCCAGACCATCCCCGTCGACGGCGGCCTGTCAACGTCGCACCCTGTCAACCGGCCTCCCGGCGAGCCGCGTCGGTAA
- a CDS encoding 3-hydroxyacyl-CoA dehydrogenase NAD-binding domain-containing protein: protein MSKVTTRREGDVLVVSLDNPPVNAFSAEVRQQMAAAIEEAGESDEIRAVVIRAEGRMFSGGADITEFNSAPVDPSLPDLIDSIETLAKPVVIALNGTALGGGCEIALGCHYRIAVPSAKIGLPEVKIGILPGAGGTQRLPRVVGVEQALPIIVTGNPISAKKAESIGLVDRVVEPEKLREEAIAFAREVAERDEHPVSSRRTDKISDTDPDVFDDFREKHARRLRGQEAPEKCIQAVKLATELPYEEGIAKEREFFIELVSGTQSKALRHVFFAERQAGKIDGLAKDVRPLPVRKVGIIGAGTMGGGIAMNFLSAGYDVTIVERKQDALDRGVGIIRKNYDATARKGRMTTEQVDAAMGHLTTSLDYRDFADCDLVIEAVFELMEIKKEVFGRLDEICKPDAIMASNTSYLDVNEIAACTSRPENVLGLHFFSPANIMRLLEVVRGDKTSPQVLVTAMDLAKKIGKVAVVSGVCHGFIGNRMLAVRQEQANAMLMEGALPDQIDRVLLEFGFPMGPFQMADLAGLDLGWKEDESDSSTIRDVLCERGRRGQKTGKGFYDYDENRRRAPSEEVNEVIRDFASRSGKEQRDISEEEIRERLLYPMVNEGALILEEGIAQRAGDIDTVWVNGYGWPPYTGGPMFWADTIGLDRILAGLERYEGTMEDREISTLLREKAAKGEGFND from the coding sequence ATGTCGAAAGTCACCACCCGGCGCGAGGGAGACGTTCTCGTCGTCTCCCTGGACAATCCGCCAGTCAACGCCTTTTCCGCCGAGGTGCGCCAGCAAATGGCCGCCGCCATCGAGGAAGCGGGGGAGAGCGACGAAATTCGCGCCGTGGTGATCAGGGCCGAAGGCCGGATGTTTTCCGGAGGCGCGGACATCACCGAATTCAACTCTGCCCCCGTCGATCCTTCCCTCCCCGATCTGATCGACAGTATAGAGACGCTCGCGAAGCCGGTCGTCATCGCGTTGAACGGCACGGCGCTGGGCGGCGGGTGCGAGATTGCGCTGGGGTGCCATTACCGGATTGCTGTGCCCTCGGCCAAGATCGGACTGCCCGAGGTGAAAATCGGTATCCTGCCCGGTGCCGGCGGCACGCAGCGCCTGCCCCGCGTCGTCGGGGTCGAACAGGCGCTACCGATCATCGTTACCGGCAACCCGATCTCCGCGAAGAAGGCGGAAAGCATCGGCCTGGTAGATCGCGTCGTCGAACCAGAGAAGCTGCGTGAGGAGGCCATAGCCTTCGCCCGGGAGGTAGCCGAACGCGACGAACACCCCGTTTCCAGTCGCCGGACGGACAAGATTTCCGATACCGATCCTGACGTATTCGACGATTTTCGCGAAAAGCACGCGCGTCGTCTGAGGGGCCAGGAAGCGCCTGAAAAGTGCATCCAGGCGGTAAAGCTGGCGACCGAGCTTCCCTACGAGGAAGGCATCGCGAAGGAGCGCGAATTCTTCATCGAACTGGTTTCCGGCACCCAGTCGAAAGCGTTGCGCCACGTGTTCTTCGCAGAACGGCAGGCGGGCAAGATCGATGGTCTGGCCAAGGACGTGCGGCCTCTACCGGTGCGCAAGGTCGGGATTATCGGCGCGGGTACGATGGGTGGCGGGATCGCCATGAACTTCCTGTCCGCCGGCTACGACGTCACCATCGTCGAACGGAAACAGGATGCGCTCGACCGGGGCGTCGGCATCATTCGCAAGAATTACGACGCGACCGCGCGAAAGGGGCGCATGACTACCGAGCAGGTGGACGCGGCGATGGGCCATCTGACGACCTCGCTCGACTATCGGGACTTCGCCGATTGCGACCTCGTGATCGAGGCCGTCTTCGAACTGATGGAGATCAAGAAGGAAGTGTTCGGCAGGCTCGATGAGATCTGCAAGCCCGATGCGATCATGGCTTCGAACACCAGCTATCTCGACGTGAACGAAATCGCTGCCTGCACATCGCGGCCGGAAAACGTGCTCGGCCTGCACTTCTTCTCTCCCGCCAATATCATGCGTTTGCTGGAGGTCGTTCGCGGCGACAAGACCAGCCCGCAAGTCCTGGTGACGGCGATGGATCTTGCCAAGAAGATCGGCAAGGTAGCGGTGGTGTCAGGCGTGTGCCACGGTTTCATCGGCAACCGCATGCTCGCCGTGCGGCAGGAACAGGCCAACGCCATGTTGATGGAGGGCGCCCTGCCCGACCAGATCGACCGCGTATTGCTCGAATTCGGCTTTCCGATGGGACCGTTCCAGATGGCTGATCTCGCCGGACTGGACCTTGGATGGAAAGAGGACGAATCCGACAGTTCCACCATTCGCGACGTGCTCTGCGAACGTGGTCGGCGTGGGCAGAAAACCGGCAAGGGGTTCTACGATTATGACGAGAATCGGCGGCGAGCTCCGTCGGAAGAAGTAAACGAGGTCATTCGCGACTTCGCCTCCAGATCCGGCAAGGAACAGCGCGATATTTCTGAAGAGGAAATTCGCGAACGGTTGCTCTACCCGATGGTGAACGAAGGGGCGCTGATCCTCGAGGAAGGCATCGCCCAGCGCGCGGGCGACATCGATACCGTATGGGTCAACGGCTATGGCTGGCCTCCTTACACCGGCGGTCCGATGTTCTGGGCCGATACCATCGGACTGGACAGGATCCTGGCCGGTCTCGAGCGTTACGAAGGGACGATGGAAGATCGCGAAATCAGCACTTTGCTGCGCGAAAAGGCTGCGAAGGGCGAAGGCTTCAATGACTGA
- a CDS encoding acyl-CoA dehydrogenase family protein produces the protein MPLFLDDDQETLVDTVRPFMAEQAPVSHLRRLRDADDPAGFSRDLWRQFGEMGFTGVLVDEADGGLGLGHVEAGIVLEEIGRNLTPSPFIGTAIGAVEALRHGDSGLKQAWLPGIVAGTSVAALAFDEAARHRPQSVALRAERHGNGFRLSGTKQFVPFGQEADLLIVSARTAGDAADENGVTLFALPRTVPGVSVEAHRLTDSSFAARIELDGVELDGGAVIGEVDDGRTVLTRVLACVRAGASSEMVGVAEGASAMTLDYIKQRKQFGRAIGSYQALQHRAAHLYSEMEIARAAVLKAQQSLDSGSKDADRDVSVAKAMSGMASGLAVREAVQMHGGIGMTDEYDVGFFMKRQRVLAELYGDSDFHADRLAQMAGY, from the coding sequence ATGCCGCTCTTCCTGGACGACGATCAGGAAACGCTGGTCGACACCGTTCGCCCGTTCATGGCAGAGCAGGCTCCGGTCTCGCACCTACGCAGGCTTCGCGATGCCGACGATCCGGCTGGATTCAGCCGCGACCTGTGGCGCCAGTTCGGCGAAATGGGTTTTACCGGCGTACTTGTCGACGAGGCCGATGGCGGGCTTGGGCTGGGGCATGTCGAAGCCGGCATCGTGCTGGAAGAAATCGGTCGCAATCTCACCCCCTCGCCCTTCATCGGCACGGCGATCGGCGCGGTGGAGGCGCTGCGTCATGGCGACAGCGGTCTGAAGCAGGCGTGGCTTCCGGGAATCGTCGCTGGAACCAGCGTCGCCGCCCTGGCGTTCGACGAAGCCGCTCGGCACCGTCCGCAATCCGTGGCGCTGCGGGCAGAGCGGCATGGCAACGGTTTCCGCCTGTCGGGCACCAAGCAATTCGTCCCCTTTGGCCAGGAGGCGGATCTGCTGATCGTCTCCGCCCGCACAGCCGGCGATGCGGCTGACGAGAACGGCGTCACACTGTTCGCCCTGCCCCGCACGGTGCCCGGCGTCAGCGTCGAAGCTCACAGGTTGACCGACAGCAGTTTTGCCGCGCGTATCGAACTCGACGGCGTCGAACTCGACGGCGGGGCCGTAATCGGCGAAGTCGATGATGGACGAACGGTGCTGACCCGCGTTCTCGCCTGCGTGCGGGCTGGCGCATCGTCGGAAATGGTCGGTGTGGCCGAAGGGGCGAGCGCGATGACGCTCGACTACATCAAGCAGCGCAAGCAGTTCGGCCGCGCCATCGGCAGCTACCAGGCCCTGCAGCACCGCGCCGCCCATCTTTATTCCGAGATGGAGATTGCGCGCGCCGCGGTACTCAAGGCGCAGCAATCGCTCGATTCCGGCAGCAAGGATGCCGATCGCGACGTCTCGGTCGCCAAGGCGATGAGCGGAATGGCCAGCGGCCTGGCCGTGCGCGAGGCGGTGCAGATGCACGGCGGGATCGGCATGACCGACGAATACGATGTCGGCTTCTTCATGAAACGCCAGCGCGTTCTCGCCGAACTTTACGGCGACAGCGATTTTCACGCCGACCGTCTGGCTCAGATGGCCGGATACTGA
- a CDS encoding class I adenylate-forming enzyme family protein yields the protein MRGYHGRPDATRQAEWHDADGRRFIRHGDIGRFDVDGFLELIGRAKDVVISGGFNIYPSDLEAELLKETGVIEASVVGVPSERWGETPVGFVVLNQDADGAAILARANARLGKTQRLHDVVVVEELPRSSIGKVLKRVLAERYGAKP from the coding sequence ATGCGCGGATACCACGGGCGACCCGACGCCACCCGCCAGGCGGAATGGCATGATGCGGACGGTCGCCGCTTTATCCGGCATGGCGATATCGGACGCTTCGACGTGGACGGCTTTCTCGAATTGATAGGCCGTGCGAAAGATGTCGTCATTTCTGGCGGCTTCAATATCTACCCCTCCGATCTCGAGGCCGAATTGCTGAAGGAGACGGGAGTGATCGAGGCTTCGGTGGTTGGCGTCCCATCGGAAAGGTGGGGCGAAACGCCGGTGGGCTTCGTGGTACTCAACCAGGACGCCGACGGCGCAGCCATCCTCGCGCGCGCAAACGCGCGTCTGGGTAAGACCCAACGCCTGCACGATGTGGTCGTGGTCGAGGAACTGCCGCGCAGCAGTATCGGCAAGGTGCTCAAACGCGTCCTTGCCGAACGCTACGGGGCGAAGCCCTAG
- a CDS encoding acyl-CoA dehydrogenase family protein gives MDFAIGEDRQMLADTMKRFFANTLGWEKRLKVIETDSGFDRGVWNEMAELGVLGALFPESAGGFGGGAFDIGTVFGEVGRAIATGPFIGTLMAGRLLAAAGETDTLESVISGEKIVTYAHAPAHDPQTGAETNVTATRSGDGWTLDGAKGVVDYLGAADWVVVTANTDDGQRAFLLESGAEGVEVLDYKLVDGGSGGELRLTGASAVALSGIGDSEIAAARAAGIVALTWEGVAVMDELRDQTLDYMRTRKQFGVPIGKFQALQHRMATLALEIEQARSAAINAAAHLDEPDRDRFAAAAKYTLGRVGSLAAEEAIQIHGGIGMTWELPLSHYAKRMVMLGHMLGDEDEHLARYMQLMRAA, from the coding sequence ATGGATTTTGCAATTGGCGAAGACCGGCAGATGCTGGCCGACACCATGAAGCGGTTCTTCGCGAACACGCTGGGTTGGGAAAAGCGGCTCAAGGTGATCGAGACCGATAGCGGCTTCGACCGGGGCGTATGGAACGAGATGGCGGAACTGGGTGTGCTCGGCGCCCTGTTTCCGGAGAGCGCAGGGGGCTTCGGCGGGGGCGCGTTCGATATCGGAACGGTGTTCGGCGAAGTCGGTCGGGCGATTGCCACAGGTCCGTTCATCGGTACCCTGATGGCCGGCCGACTGCTGGCGGCCGCAGGGGAAACGGACACGCTGGAAAGCGTCATTTCCGGCGAGAAGATCGTCACCTACGCGCATGCCCCGGCGCACGACCCGCAAACCGGTGCCGAAACGAATGTCACCGCCACGAGATCGGGCGACGGCTGGACGCTCGACGGCGCGAAGGGCGTCGTCGATTATCTCGGTGCGGCAGACTGGGTGGTCGTTACCGCGAACACGGATGACGGACAGCGGGCCTTTCTGCTCGAATCCGGTGCCGAGGGCGTCGAAGTGCTCGACTACAAGCTGGTCGATGGCGGATCGGGCGGCGAGTTGCGATTGACGGGCGCCAGCGCAGTTGCATTGAGCGGCATCGGCGATAGCGAGATTGCCGCCGCCCGCGCGGCCGGAATCGTCGCCCTGACATGGGAAGGTGTCGCGGTGATGGACGAGCTTCGCGACCAGACGCTCGACTACATGCGCACGCGCAAGCAGTTCGGCGTTCCGATCGGCAAGTTCCAGGCTCTTCAGCACCGCATGGCGACTTTGGCGCTGGAAATCGAACAGGCCCGCTCCGCCGCGATCAACGCCGCCGCCCATCTGGACGAACCGGATCGCGACCGCTTCGCTGCGGCGGCGAAATACACGCTCGGCAGGGTCGGATCACTGGCGGCGGAAGAAGCGATCCAGATTCATGGCGGCATCGGCATGACGTGGGAGTTGCCACTGTCGCACTATGCGAAGCGCATGGTGATGCTCGGACACATGCTCGGCGACGAGGACGAGCATCTGGCCCGTTACATGCAATTGATGCGCGCTGCCTAG
- a CDS encoding acyl-CoA dehydrogenase family protein: protein MNLEYTEDEKAFREEVRQFLKDKLPSRLSDKVRTGKRLTKEDMEEWHAILNEKGWLAPHWPEEYGGTDWSVMQKFIFETEAAQAHAPRIVPFGLSMLAPVLIKYGSEEQRRHYLPRILDGTDWWCQGYSEPGAGSDLASLKTSAVREGDHYVVNGQKTWTTLGQHADWIFCLVRTDSSGKKQEGISFLLIDMDSPGIEVRPIKLLDGDEEVNEVFFTDVKVPVENLVGEENKGWTYAKYLLTYERTNIAGIGASMAALEQLKEVARTTNRNGRPLIEDPLFAQRLAKLEIDLENMKTTNLRVLDAAGKGGAPTAESSMLKIRGTEIRQEIGSLMRRAAGRYAQPFVSESMDEGYNGAPIGPEWTGSASPHYFNMRKLSIFGGSNEVQREIITKAILEL, encoded by the coding sequence ATGAATCTGGAATACACCGAAGACGAAAAGGCTTTCCGCGAGGAAGTCCGTCAGTTCCTCAAGGACAAGTTGCCCAGTCGGCTGTCGGACAAGGTGCGCACCGGCAAGCGGCTGACCAAGGAAGACATGGAGGAATGGCATGCCATCCTTAACGAAAAGGGCTGGCTCGCCCCCCATTGGCCCGAGGAATATGGCGGGACCGACTGGTCGGTAATGCAGAAGTTCATCTTCGAGACCGAGGCCGCCCAGGCGCATGCCCCGCGCATCGTGCCCTTCGGCCTGTCGATGCTTGCGCCCGTTCTCATCAAGTATGGCAGCGAGGAACAGCGGCGCCACTACCTGCCGCGCATTCTCGACGGCACCGACTGGTGGTGCCAGGGGTATTCGGAACCCGGAGCGGGTTCCGACCTTGCCAGTCTCAAGACAAGCGCGGTGCGCGAGGGCGATCACTACGTCGTCAACGGACAGAAGACCTGGACAACGCTGGGTCAGCACGCCGACTGGATCTTCTGTCTGGTGCGCACCGATTCCAGCGGCAAGAAGCAGGAGGGCATCTCCTTCCTCCTGATCGACATGGACAGCCCCGGCATCGAGGTGCGCCCGATCAAGCTGCTCGACGGAGACGAAGAGGTCAACGAGGTGTTCTTCACCGACGTGAAGGTGCCGGTCGAGAACCTCGTGGGGGAAGAGAACAAGGGCTGGACCTACGCCAAGTACCTGTTGACCTACGAGCGCACCAACATTGCGGGGATCGGCGCGTCGATGGCGGCGCTCGAACAGCTGAAGGAGGTCGCCCGGACCACAAACCGCAATGGCAGGCCGCTGATCGAGGATCCGCTGTTCGCACAGCGCCTGGCGAAGCTGGAAATCGATCTCGAGAACATGAAGACCACCAATCTCCGGGTGCTAGACGCCGCGGGGAAGGGCGGGGCGCCCACGGCGGAAAGCTCCATGCTGAAGATTCGCGGCACCGAAATCCGCCAGGAAATCGGCAGCCTGATGCGCCGCGCGGCCGGTCGCTACGCCCAGCCATTCGTGTCCGAAAGCATGGACGAGGGGTACAACGGCGCGCCGATCGGTCCGGAATGGACCGGCTCGGCCTCCCCGCACTATTTCAACATGCGCAAGCTTTCGATCTTCGGCGGCTCCAACGAGGTGCAGCGCGAGATCATCACCAAGGCGATTCTGGAGCTTTAA